One window of Ailuropoda melanoleuca isolate Jingjing chromosome 3, ASM200744v2, whole genome shotgun sequence genomic DNA carries:
- the LOC100484474 gene encoding putative vomeronasal receptor-like protein 4: MITSSIYVTVKICQFLQVGIGVSANFFLLLFHIFMLLLDHRPKPTDLIICHLSFVHVMKLFTGLFLLSAEVLGSLNSINDFECKALFCMGRVTRSLSICTTCLLSVIQVITISPSTSWLARFKYKCTKHIFHSFLILWFLSLSLSSNCIIYSVASFNVTQTDLLNVSKYCSLSPMDPIIRGLILTLTIARDVYFVGLMVLSSSYMVILLTRHQRCCQHLHSTSFSRASPENRATQTVLLLVSFFVVVYWIDIITSLSSTVLWNYDPVILDFQKLLSNVYATVSALVLN; the protein is encoded by the coding sequence ATGATCACATCTTCCATTTATGTTACTGTTAAAATATGCCAGTTTTTACAAGTTGGTATTGGAGTCTCAGCcaacttcttcctccttctcttccacaTCTTCATGCTCCTTCTGGATCACAGGCCTAAGCCCACTGACCTGATCATCTGTCACTTGTCCTTTGTTCACGTAATGAAACTCTTTACTGGGCTGTTTTTATTGTCTGCAGAAGTGTTGGGATCACTGAACTCTATAAATGATTTTGAATGTAAGGCTTTATTCTGCATGGGCAGAGTAACAAGGAGTCTCTCCATCTGCACCACCTGCCTCCTGAGTGTGATCCAGGTCATCACCATCAGCCCCAGCACCTCCTGGTTGGCCAGgtttaaatataaatgcacaaaacacatcttccattcttttctcatcttATGGTTTCTCAGTTTGTCTCTCAGTAGTAACTGCATCATCTATTCTGTGGCATCTTTTAATGTGACCCAGACCGATCTACTGAATGTCAGTAAATACTGCTCACTTTCTCCCATGGACCCCATCATCAGGGGACTGATTTTAACATTGACAATAGCCAGGGATGTCTACTTTGTCGGACTCATGGTGCTCTCAAGTTCATACATGGTGATTCTCCTGACCAGGCATCAGAGGTGTTGCCAGCACCTTCACAGCACTAGCTTCTCAAGAGCCTCCCCAGAGAACAGGGCCACCCAGACTGTCCTGTTGTTGGTGAGTTTCTTTGTGGTCGTGTACTGGATAGACATCATCACCTCATTGTCCTCAACTGTGTTATGGAATTATGACCCAGTCATCCTGGATTTCCAGAAGCTTCTGTCCAATGTCTATGCCACTGTCAGTGCTTTGGTACTTAATTAG